One stretch of Pseudoramibacter sp. DNA includes these proteins:
- a CDS encoding AAA family ATPase: MLIQFSCRNFKSIKNEATLSLLAGADKEHPENIVDFRDERILSHAAIYGANASGKSNVIQALATAINIVRKSNSLQISEEIPGLVPFLLDDESRLKPTTFDFIFTYNNVKYSYGFSADWHQVYEEYLYAYRSNRASKIFERTETDHFSFTKANAKAFGEYAEKTTPNKLFLATATAWNCEQTRDAYLWFVEKIETLTDLAKLESYAFSKFENNNDENLKAFMIRLLKNADVNISDYLVKMQDVPDEAMQKNAVFALLNQIGGPGQLKKVRISTAHHVKTPEGEKQYALPLRAESLGTQRLFFYGPLLKETLEQGKTLIIDEIDRNLHPLLVESIVDLFRGKGGAASGAQLIFTTQDVSLLSLKHFRRDQIYFTEKDNQTGMTELYSLDEFSPRKAENIRKGYLQGRYGAIPMINLGGLLS; encoded by the coding sequence ATGTTGATTCAGTTCAGTTGCCGTAATTTCAAGTCCATTAAAAATGAAGCGACCCTGAGTCTTCTAGCAGGAGCGGATAAGGAGCATCCCGAAAATATAGTGGATTTCAGAGATGAGCGTATTCTTTCTCATGCAGCCATTTACGGTGCAAATGCGTCAGGGAAGAGCAATGTTATTCAAGCTTTAGCGACGGCAATAAATATTGTCAGAAAGTCCAACAGTCTCCAAATCAGCGAAGAAATCCCAGGCCTCGTGCCCTTTCTTTTGGACGACGAGAGCCGTTTAAAACCGACAACCTTCGATTTTATTTTCACATATAACAATGTCAAATACAGTTACGGTTTTTCGGCTGATTGGCATCAAGTGTATGAAGAATATCTGTACGCGTATCGTTCCAATAGGGCGTCTAAGATTTTTGAACGGACTGAAACGGATCATTTCTCTTTTACGAAAGCCAACGCAAAGGCATTTGGAGAGTATGCTGAGAAAACGACGCCCAACAAATTGTTTTTGGCGACAGCGACAGCATGGAATTGTGAGCAAACGAGAGATGCGTATCTTTGGTTTGTCGAAAAAATCGAGACGTTGACGGACTTAGCGAAATTAGAGTCTTACGCTTTCTCAAAGTTCGAAAATAACAATGATGAAAATTTAAAGGCATTTATGATTCGGCTGCTCAAGAATGCAGATGTCAATATTTCGGATTATCTGGTAAAAATGCAGGATGTGCCGGATGAGGCCATGCAGAAGAATGCGGTTTTTGCATTATTGAACCAAATAGGTGGGCCGGGACAACTTAAAAAGGTTCGGATTTCGACAGCGCATCACGTCAAAACGCCGGAAGGCGAAAAACAGTACGCCCTTCCGCTGCGAGCAGAATCCCTGGGCACGCAGCGTTTGTTTTTTTACGGGCCGCTTTTGAAAGAGACCCTTGAACAGGGCAAGACGTTAATTATTGATGAGATCGACCGTAATCTGCACCCGTTGCTTGTGGAATCGATTGTTGATTTATTCCGCGGAAAGGGCGGTGCTGCTTCAGGCGCGCAGTTGATCTTTACAACACAGGACGTCAGTCTTTTAAGTTTGAAACATTTCAGGCGCGATCAGATCTACTTCACTGAAAAAGACAATCAGACTGGCATGACAGAACTTTATTCTCTTGACGAATTTTCGCCGAGAAAAGCTGAAAATATACGCAAAGGTTATCTCCAGGGACGCTACGGCGCGATTCCAATGATCAATTTAGGAGGACTGCTGTCTTGA
- a CDS encoding RloB family protein, with translation MRKAKQKKRGHHTRNRKKIIWIGTEGRNKTERLYFSHFNQMNTKYVIHFAKGNDTDPYKIATAVSASMGLPKDREKGDRAFCVFDTDVDPKKEKNIQNALSYCEKQGIETIYSNPCFEIWYLLHYTYSTREFRKNEEILNALMKYVQNYQKNQDYFEILFPNVYTAIKNAKRLEQYHAENNHTAEMTCNPSTQIYKIVELFVSDQSK, from the coding sequence TTGAGAAAGGCTAAGCAAAAGAAAAGGGGACACCATACTAGAAATCGCAAAAAAATAATCTGGATTGGAACAGAAGGCAGAAATAAAACGGAACGGTTGTATTTTTCTCATTTTAATCAAATGAATACAAAATATGTTATTCATTTTGCGAAAGGGAATGATACGGACCCATATAAGATTGCGACAGCAGTAAGCGCATCGATGGGACTCCCGAAAGATCGCGAAAAGGGAGATCGTGCTTTTTGCGTCTTTGATACTGACGTCGATCCGAAAAAGGAGAAAAACATTCAGAATGCGCTGTCCTATTGTGAGAAGCAGGGAATTGAAACGATTTATTCTAATCCCTGTTTCGAAATTTGGTATCTTCTACATTACACATACAGCACCCGAGAGTTTCGTAAAAACGAAGAGATTTTAAATGCGCTTATGAAATACGTTCAAAATTATCAGAAAAATCAAGATTATTTCGAAATTCTATTTCCCAATGTATATACAGCTATAAAAAACGCAAAACGTTTGGAACAGTATCATGCGGAAAATAATCACACAGCAGAAATGACGTGTAATCCCAGCACACAGATATACAAGATCGTTGAATTATTTGTTTCGGATCAATCGAAATGA
- a CDS encoding CPBP family intramembrane glutamic endopeptidase has product MYRVEERMFKEQAYRYFLFGILAIAVSFFLSDWILWEMAKHANLSGDIREILGEVFRLAILIAIIFAGHMQSRILASDRESFAHGLLTGLPILAIAIAQLVLSFIQADPGYFSHTELVVSTITIYTLTGIFEELLFRGVVLNAFQDAFAKKRAKTIWVSLILSALAFGLMHLTNLASGQDGVGTLMQVIEASAAGLCFGAVYLRCRNIWVVVILHAMTDLSQSIGTNGQTAVDVQNTNVNAASSILSILPSLVILLGLTLFLLRRSKMEAIVEEKREDGVEPRQA; this is encoded by the coding sequence ATGTATAGAGTTGAAGAAAGAATGTTCAAAGAACAGGCCTATCGATATTTTTTATTCGGGATACTCGCCATTGCGGTTTCATTTTTCTTGAGCGATTGGATTTTGTGGGAGATGGCAAAGCATGCGAATCTTTCGGGGGATATTCGGGAAATTCTTGGCGAAGTTTTTCGTCTCGCAATTCTCATTGCCATCATTTTTGCGGGACACATGCAGAGCAGGATTTTGGCCTCTGATCGGGAAAGTTTTGCCCATGGCTTGCTGACTGGGCTGCCGATTCTTGCCATTGCAATCGCGCAGCTGGTGCTCAGTTTCATCCAGGCGGATCCCGGATATTTTTCCCATACCGAACTCGTCGTATCCACGATTACGATTTACACGCTCACCGGCATTTTTGAAGAATTGCTGTTTCGCGGCGTGGTCCTGAACGCTTTTCAGGATGCCTTTGCCAAAAAGCGTGCGAAAACCATCTGGGTGTCGCTCATTTTATCGGCACTGGCATTCGGACTGATGCATCTTACGAATCTGGCCTCAGGGCAAGATGGGGTGGGGACGCTGATGCAAGTCATCGAAGCGAGTGCCGCGGGGCTGTGCTTCGGCGCTGTTTATCTCAGATGCCGCAATATCTGGGTGGTTGTGATTTTGCACGCGATGACCGATTTGTCCCAATCCATTGGTACCAATGGGCAGACAGCCGTCGACGTGCAAAATACGAATGTCAATGCCGCGTCGTCCATCCTCAGTATTCTGCCGTCCCTTGTTATATTGCTGGGTCTGACCCTATTTCTTTTAAGAAGATCCAAGATGGAAGCGATCGTTGAGGAGAAGCGTGAAGATGGTGTTGAACCGCGTCAAGCTTAA
- a CDS encoding ACT domain-containing protein codes for MIRQVSVFMQNQEGRLAKVLRTLADAKVNIRSLTIAEAEDFGLLRLILQDSDAGMAALKDAGIMANETQVLAVEVPDEPGGMASIVEVLGSADISIAYAYSFLPKNTDNAIIILKVPDADYDKAIELFSGDERTNLLARDELLTR; via the coding sequence ATGATCAGACAGGTTTCAGTTTTTATGCAAAATCAGGAAGGGCGCCTGGCGAAGGTCCTGCGCACCCTGGCGGACGCCAAGGTCAATATCCGGTCGCTGACCATCGCTGAAGCGGAGGATTTCGGCCTGCTGCGCTTGATTCTCCAGGATTCGGACGCGGGGATGGCGGCCTTAAAAGATGCGGGCATCATGGCCAATGAAACCCAGGTGCTCGCGGTTGAAGTGCCGGACGAACCCGGCGGCATGGCCAGCATCGTCGAAGTCCTCGGCAGTGCGGACATCAGCATTGCTTACGCCTATTCCTTCCTGCCGAAGAATACGGACAACGCGATCATCATCCTGAAAGTGCCGGACGCCGACTACGACAAGGCGATCGAGCTCTTCAGCGGCGACGAACGGACCAACCTGCTCGCCAGAGATGAACTGTTGACAAGATAA
- a CDS encoding CpXC domain-containing protein yields the protein MSIQQQANVTCPVCRRVSAFTIWQSVNTTENPEMKEAFRDGSVFRFRCPKCGAETPVSFPCLYHEMEQQMMIYLVDEEAVEKTREIFNKGKADPKNHHYIYRIVTTPQDFIEKIRIFDAGRDDRTVEVYKHLLAHTVADTYPDLDYDTIRYDGYSDDGKEYLDVLKGGEVLTSATIDDALYERLDEAVTVQHGAIRHGKEWVIDDKWAAAAIG from the coding sequence ATGTCCATCCAGCAGCAAGCAAACGTTACTTGTCCGGTATGCAGGCGCGTTAGCGCCTTTACCATTTGGCAGAGTGTCAACACGACGGAAAACCCGGAAATGAAGGAGGCCTTTAGGGACGGTTCGGTCTTCCGCTTCCGCTGCCCGAAATGCGGGGCGGAAACGCCGGTGAGCTTCCCGTGTCTGTATCACGAGATGGAACAGCAAATGATGATCTACCTCGTCGACGAAGAGGCGGTTGAGAAGACCCGGGAGATTTTTAACAAGGGCAAGGCCGACCCCAAAAATCACCACTACATTTATCGGATTGTGACGACGCCTCAGGATTTCATCGAAAAAATCCGCATTTTTGACGCCGGCCGGGACGACCGCACCGTTGAAGTCTACAAGCATCTGTTGGCACACACCGTCGCGGACACCTACCCCGATCTCGATTACGACACCATTCGCTACGACGGTTATAGTGACGACGGGAAGGAATACCTCGACGTGTTAAAGGGGGGCGAGGTTCTCACGAGCGCGACCATCGACGACGCGCTTTACGAACGCCTCGACGAAGCGGTGACCGTTCAGCACGGCGCCATCCGCCACGGCAAAGAATGGGTCATCGATGACAAATGGGCCGCCGCCGCGATCGGCTAA
- a CDS encoding ECF transporter S component → MKAQRKTHFLAQMAVLVAMSVLLVYLIHFPIMPAAPFLEYDPADIPILVGTFLFGPVGGLIITAVACVVQGLTVSASSGIIGILMHFFATGSYAVVAGLIYVKHHTKGGAVLALIAGTLTMTAVMCAWNLVMTPIFMGTPRAAVAAMIVPVIIPFNLIKASLNGAITFVVYKSISRIFDREFNRRKVHSAKADA, encoded by the coding sequence ATGAAAGCACAGCGGAAAACTCATTTCTTGGCACAAATGGCGGTACTGGTCGCCATGTCGGTGCTGCTCGTTTATCTCATTCACTTTCCGATTATGCCGGCCGCGCCGTTTCTGGAATACGATCCGGCGGATATTCCGATTCTCGTCGGCACCTTCCTGTTCGGGCCTGTTGGCGGGTTAATCATCACGGCAGTCGCCTGCGTCGTCCAGGGCCTGACCGTCTCGGCATCGAGCGGCATCATCGGCATTTTGATGCACTTCTTTGCGACCGGCAGCTACGCCGTGGTCGCCGGGCTGATTTACGTGAAGCACCACACCAAAGGCGGCGCCGTGCTGGCGCTCATCGCCGGCACCCTGACCATGACCGCTGTGATGTGCGCCTGGAACCTCGTCATGACGCCGATTTTCATGGGCACCCCGAGAGCGGCTGTTGCCGCGATGATCGTCCCGGTGATCATTCCCTTTAACCTGATCAAAGCGTCCTTAAACGGTGCGATCACCTTTGTGGTCTACAAATCCATTTCCCGGATTTTCGACCGGGAATTCAACCGCCGCAAAGTGCACAGCGCCAAGGCAGATGCGTAA